Proteins from a single region of Juglans microcarpa x Juglans regia isolate MS1-56 chromosome 5S, Jm3101_v1.0, whole genome shotgun sequence:
- the LOC121266864 gene encoding trihelix transcription factor GT-3b-like, producing MEGHPLHHPHHQQQQHHHHQISINVDAGDRFPQWSIQETTEFLRIRAELDRPFMETKRNKLLWEVIATKMKEKGYNRSAEQCKCKWKNLVTRYKGCETMEDEAMKQQFPFYNELQVILTSRMQRMLWAETEGGSSSSKKKVAQLSSDDEEDNENSEEEKGSTPRKKIKKGKSNIIGSSSGGSGNIKQILDEFMKQQMQMEAQWREAFDARENERRLKEMEWRQTMEALENERIMMERTWRERDEQRRMREEARAEKRDALITALLNKLRREDRM from the exons ATGGAAGGGCATCCTCTCCATCATCCTCACCATCAACAGCAGCAGCATCACCATCATCAGATCAGTATTAACGTTGATGCGGGTGATAGATTTCCTCAATGGAGTATTCAGGAGACGACGGAGTTCTTGAGGATCCGAGCAGAGCTGGATCGACCTTTCATGGAAACGAAGAGGAACAAGCTTCTCTGGGAAGTTATTGCaacaaagatgaaagaaaagggGTATAATCGCAGCGCTGAGCAGTGCAAGTGCAAATGGAAAAATCTCGTTACGCGTTATAAG GGGTGTGagacaatggaagatgaagccATGAAGCAACAATTCCCGTTTTACAACGAACTTCAAGTGATTTTGACTTCACGGATGCAGAGAATGCTTTGGGCTGAAACCGAAGGAGGATCGAGCTCGTCGAAAAAGAAGGTTGCCCAGCTGTCATCGGACGACGAGGAAGATAACGAGAACAGCGAGGAAGAGAAGGGTAGCACTCCACggaagaagataaaaaagggaaaaagtaatattataggAAGTAGTAGCGGTGGGAGCGGAAATATTAAGCAGATATTGGATGAGTTTATGAAGCAACAGATGCAAATGGAGGCGCAATGGAGAGAAGCGTTCGATGCGAGAGAAAACGAAAGAAGGTTGAAGGAGATGGAGTGGAGGCAGACGATGGAAGCATTGGAAAACGAGAGGATAATGATGGAGCGGACGTGGAGAGAGAGGGATGAACAAAGGAGGATGAGAGAGGAGGCTAGGGCTGAGAAGAGGGACGCTCTTATTACAGCTCTGCTAAACAAGCTCAGGCGAGAGGATCGTATGTAG